The Thermococcus sp. 21S7 genome includes the window AGCACGAGCAGTGATGCCAGAACGACCCGTTCTTCCCGGTTTATATCCACCACCAGCCCTGGGCGATTTTCAAACTACTTAAGCCTTTCGATGCTCCGATTTGGATTCCTCCTCGGCCTTTCTCCTCAGCTCCTTCATGCGCTCTATCCGGTACTCCTCCACGAGGCGGAGGAGCCTCTCTGCCTCCCTCTCGCGGTCTTCCTCCTCCCACCCCGCCAGCAGTTCCTCAATTGCCCTTTCAAGGGTCTCCCTCTCAACGACGGCGAACTCGTCAACCCTCTTGACGTCCAGCTCCTCGCTCGTGAAGAATGGCAGGTGGGCCTCCCGGAGGACTTCCCTCACAGGCCCCGGAAGGGGCTTCTCGGTGATCAGGGCGCGTATCCCCTTCCCAACCAGCTCCTCGGCTATACTCCTGCCCGCGCCGGCGGGGTTTACGACGAAGAGAACGTCCCCCCGCTTGATTCCTATTTCACGTTCCAGCCTCTGGAGTTCGCGCCAGCTGAGGACGTTCATGACCTTGAGGGGAACCGCGCTGCCGCGTATCTCCACCACGTTCATCCTTTTAACCTGAACGAGGTCGCGGCTCAGCCTTTCAATGACTGCCTTGGCCTCCTTCAGCTGTTTTTCGAGGATTTCGATGCGCTTCACCTTCGCCTCCAGCTCCCTCTCGCGGAGAACCTTCCTCCTAATCTCCTCGTCGTAGTCAACCAGCTTTCTCTCAAGCCGGCCGATTACCCTCTTCTGCTCCTTTATGACCTCCCTCAGCTCAGCGTTCTCCCTCTCAAGGAACTCTATCCTCCTCTCCAGCTCACGGATGCGCCTTATATACGGCCTCACGTCCACCCCCGGCCCCTCTTCAGGCCTCTCTTCCTCCTTCGGCCTCTCGCGCAGTGTAACGCGCTGCATGGCCTCACCGAGGTTGTAGCCCTGAATGACCAAAGCTTTGACCTCGTCGGCCTTCCTCGTGAGCCCAGCCTCACGGAGCTTTGCTTCCACATGTTCAAGCTTGGGCTTCAGGCGAAGGTAAGCCTTGTAGGCGGCAGCCAGGGCATCTCGCTGATGGTCGTCGTCGACGCTTATCCCCAGGTTCCGCAGGAGTTCGTTCTTCTCCTCAACCCGGAGGCTCTCCCTGGGGACGAAAAGGTTGGCCTTGAAGGAACGGGCAATTTTTTCGACGAATCCGGGGGCGGGGTTTACATCGGTGGCAACGACAACGGGATGACCGACGTCGCTTATGAAGCGGAAGACCTCGCCGACAGGCATGTTCCTCTCGCTGTGGAGGGCGACTATCCTTCCGTTCAGGTCTATCGCAGCTATGCCCACGGTTATCCCCGGGTCTATTCCCACTATGATGCTCCTCCTCTCGCGTATCGCCTCCTCGCCCCTCAGGGGGGCGAAGCCAAGTTCGGCCCTCTCAACCGGCTGAATCCTCACCTCGACGTCCCCGCCGCGGGTGGGCTTTATCAGTCCGGCGAGTTCTTCCCTTCGGGCGTAGACCTTGAACTCCCCCTTGGCCAGGCCGTAGTCCTTCTCCTCGGTCTCAAGATCGAAGGGTATCTCAGCTCTCCTCAGTCTGTCCTCTATCTCCCTCACCTTATCGCGGACGAGGTTGTGAACGCGCTTCCTGTACCTGTCCTGGCTCCAGCCGCCCTTGCCGTGGCTCCTGCCCCGGGTTACCTTGATTATCACCTCGTCCTCAAATGCCAGAACCTCGTAGCCAACCCCCTTGCTGGCCAGCAGGGCGGAGAGCTTGGCCTCCTCATAGGGGTCGAAGCGATCCCCTGTTCGTATCCCGTGCTCTCTCGCGAGGCTTTGAAGGCTTCTCTGTTCACCCGGACGGCCGGTCACCTGGACGAGCTTCGTCCCGCTCGGGAGGGCGCGGAGAAACTTTCTGAGATCGTCTCCAAGCTCGGTGACGCTGTCCATGGCCACCATATCCGGTCTCTTGGACTGGATGAAGCGGATCAAGCGATACAGGGTGAACTCACCCTTTCTCTCAAGCCTGCCGTTGAACCAGCTCACGACGGCGAACCTCTTGGGGTTCTCGCTCACCACGTCGATTCCCAGGATTAGAATGGATCCCACCTCAGGGTTATGGTCAGCCTACACTTTTAAAGTATTACCAAAAGATTATTTATGTCCATGAACATAATAAATAAGGAGGTGACGACGATGAAGATGCGGATTATCTTCGACAAGGAGTATGACATCCTAGAAGGCGTCTACAAGGTCAGTGTGCGCTCCATCGACCTCGACGACGAACTGAAGGCCGTCATTGACGGCATAGAACCGGTCATAAAGGTCAACGGGACGGAGCTGACCCTCAAGGACCTCCTTGAAAGAACCTTCGAGGGCGCCTCAAGGGAGGAGGCGGAAAAGACGATGAGCCAGATAAGGAGCGCCCTGGTGGAATCCTTCAGCTCCCTGATAGCCCGTTTCAAGGAAGCCCAGAGCTTCAACGGCTCCGTCGTCCATGAGATTGACTTCAACGAGCTTTAATCACACCCGCAATGGAAGCCTTCACCGCCACTAAAATCGCTTTTCTTATCGTTTCAAGGGCCATTGAAGGCCGCGGTTTCTCCAGGGCCTGCTCGTGGCTAAAGGGAACGTGGATGAAGCCGGCCTTGGTTTCCATTCCTGCCACGGCTATCGTGTGCAGGGCCGTGAACATTGCAGTATTGCAGACGTAGGTTCCCGCGGTGTTGGAGATTCCAGCGGGAATTTTCTCCTCCCTCAAAGCCCCCACGATGGCCTTTATCGGAAGTGTTGCGAAGTATGCCGCCGGAGCACCCTCAAAGACCGGCTCGTCCTCCGGAGCAAATCCCTCGTTGTCGGGCATCGTTGAGTCCATGACGTTTATTGCAACGCGCTCGACGGTTACGTTCGGCCTCCCGCCGGCCTGACCGGTCAGGATTACAAGGTCAGGTTTCTCATCAATGATAATCCTCGGGAGAACCTTCCTGACGCCGTTGAAGGTCACAGGAAGCCTGCGTTTGATTATCGCTGCGCCATCCACCTCCCCAGGAAGCCCCGAAACGGCCTCCCAGGACGGGTTTATCTCCTCACCGCCGAAGGGTTCAAATCCCGTCACGAGCACTTTCATGGTACCACCGGAAAGGTTAGGTTTTTAGGTTTTAAAACGCACTCCCCCCGGTGGGTGAGAATGAGGTACGACGTTCTTATCATCGGCGGCGGGCCGGTTGGCAACTACCTCGCAAACCTGCTCGCGAGGGACTTCAGTGTGGCCGTTGTGGAGAGAAAGGGGGCCTTCGGGGGAAAGGCCTGCACCGGCATAATAGGTGCCGAGAACTATGAGAGGCTCGGCCTTCCGGAGGGCGCGGTTTTGAACAGGCTCCGCGGAGCGGTTTTCTACTCGCGAATACAGAGCTTCGAGATAGAGAGAAAATCGCCTCAAGCGTATCTCGTGGACAGAAAAGCTCTTGAGAGGTGGCTGGCCGAGAGGGCGGTTGGAAAGGGTGTGGATTACTACATGGCCACCACGTTCCTTGCCTTCAGGGACGGAAAGGCCGTCCTCCAGAGGCTCGGCGAGAGGATCGAGGTAGAGGCAGACTTCTACATCGGAGCCGACGGCGTGAACAGCACCGTAGCCAAGGCGATAGGTGTCCGGACGAAGGCGGAGTTTCTGAGCGGCTACGAGGCGGAGGTGGTGGGAGAATTCGACCCGGACTCCGTCGAAGTCTGGGTGAACAAGGATATAAACCCGGAGTTTTTCTTCTGGGTGGCCCCCGTGAGCGAGGATGTAGCCAGGGTCGGGACGTTCGGGAGCCCCGATGCCTTTCACAGGTTCCTGAAGGTAAGGATGCTGAAGCCAACTTCGGTAGTCGAGTTCAAAGCCGGAAGCGTCGGCTTCGGCGTGAGGAAGCCCTGGGTCAGGGGCAACGTGGCCCTCGTCGGCGATGCCGCGCTCCAGATTAAGCCCACCACCGCGGGAGGAATAGTATACGGGATGTACTGCGCCCACGTCCTCAGGAGGGCACTCCTAGATGGAAGGCTTGGGGACTACGAGAAGGGCTGCTCCTTCGTCAGGAAGCAGGTGAGCTTCGGGCTCAGGTTTAGGAAGCTCTTCCTCGGCATGAGTCAGGACGACATAGAAAAAGTCTTTGAGGTTCTCGGAAGTCCGGAGGCAAGGGAGGTAATAGAGGGCCAAGCTGACTTCGACGACCACGTGAAGACCGCGAAGGCAATCTTTAAGAGGCCGAAGCTCCTCGCAAGGCTGATAAAGATAAGCCCCGCCATAGTCAGAACCCTCCTGTGAGGTGATTTCATGGCAACGTGGAGAATGGGGCTTCAGGAGGAGTACCTCAGGGCGATAGCCGAGGGCAGGAAAAAGATCGAGGGGCGTCTGTACGACGAGAAGCGGCAGGGGATAAGGCCAGGGGACACGATAATCTTCGAGAACAGGCTGATGTGCGTGGTGAAGGACGTGAGGGTCTACTCCTCCTTCAGGGAGATGCTGGAGAAGGAAGGCATTGAGAACGTCCTGCCCGGCGTGGAGAGCATCGAGGAGGGCGTTAAGGTCTACAGGCGCTTTTATTCCGAGGAGAAGGAAAAGAAGTACGGGGTGGCGGCGATAGAGGTTGAACCTGTGGCGTGGATGGGGAACCACTTGAATGACTCCCAACCAAAAAGTTAAAGTCTCTTCCCCCATCTTAACATGGTGTGCGACATGAGAAAGAAGCTCCCAATAATTCTCCTTCTGGTTTTCATCATAGGTTCCATGTTGCCGCCCGCAGGAGCCGGTTCATTAAGGGGTAGGGGGGCGGAGCACTACATAAACGAATATCAGCTCCGAACCCTTAACCGTGCATGGAACACCGAAAGCGTCTCCGGGTGGGATGCCTTCAGGGAGAATGAGACGTTTTATCTTGCATGCCTCAAGGTCATAGCCCTCGCGCGGAGCGGCTATCCAAAGAACTCTACGGAGTTCAGGGGACTGGTTGAATGGATAAAGTCTAGGCAGAGCGGGGACGGTTCCTTTCCAGCGATAATAACCGACGATTATCCGAAGCCGGATTCGGAGTGGTTCTACTGGGAGCTCTCCAGACCAGCCGGAACCGGACTGGCTATTTTAGCCCTCCTTGAGGCGGGCGAAAGTCCCAGTTCCAAAGAGATAGAGAAGGCGGCCCAGTTCCTGCTGAAGAACGAGAGCGGGAACCACTGGGGGAGCGAGGTTTACATTTTCTGGGAGCGAACCGGCCTTCACAAACTCAACGAGTCGCCGAGCATCGTCGCCACGGCCTACGCAGTCACCGCCCTCTCAAGGCTCGGCCACAACGTCTCAAAGGAGTGGAAATGGCTGGAGGAGAGGCTAACACCGGAGAGGCTCGCGAATCCTTACTTGGACAATTTCTTCACAAGATTCATCTTTCCGATGCCCTACCGCGATATGAGGGCACCCTACGAAAGCGTAGTCCTGCCGTTGCTCTTTCTGAAGGAGGAGAACATGAGTCCACCGAAGGAGACGCTCGATTTCATCTCCTCCCTTCTCGAAA containing:
- a CDS encoding DUF460 domain-containing protein, which codes for MGSILILGIDVVSENPKRFAVVSWFNGRLERKGEFTLYRLIRFIQSKRPDMVAMDSVTELGDDLRKFLRALPSGTKLVQVTGRPGEQRSLQSLAREHGIRTGDRFDPYEEAKLSALLASKGVGYEVLAFEDEVIIKVTRGRSHGKGGWSQDRYRKRVHNLVRDKVREIEDRLRRAEIPFDLETEEKDYGLAKGEFKVYARREELAGLIKPTRGGDVEVRIQPVERAELGFAPLRGEEAIRERRSIIVGIDPGITVGIAAIDLNGRIVALHSERNMPVGEVFRFISDVGHPVVVATDVNPAPGFVEKIARSFKANLFVPRESLRVEEKNELLRNLGISVDDDHQRDALAAAYKAYLRLKPKLEHVEAKLREAGLTRKADEVKALVIQGYNLGEAMQRVTLRERPKEEERPEEGPGVDVRPYIRRIRELERRIEFLERENAELREVIKEQKRVIGRLERKLVDYDEEIRRKVLRERELEAKVKRIEILEKQLKEAKAVIERLSRDLVQVKRMNVVEIRGSAVPLKVMNVLSWRELQRLEREIGIKRGDVLFVVNPAGAGRSIAEELVGKGIRALITEKPLPGPVREVLREAHLPFFTSEELDVKRVDEFAVVERETLERAIEELLAGWEEEDREREAERLLRLVEEYRIERMKELRRKAEEESKSEHRKA
- a CDS encoding prenyltransferase/squalene oxidase repeat-containing protein translates to MRKKLPIILLLVFIIGSMLPPAGAGSLRGRGAEHYINEYQLRTLNRAWNTESVSGWDAFRENETFYLACLKVIALARSGYPKNSTEFRGLVEWIKSRQSGDGSFPAIITDDYPKPDSEWFYWELSRPAGTGLAILALLEAGESPSSKEIEKAAQFLLKNESGNHWGSEVYIFWERTGLHKLNESPSIVATAYAVTALSRLGHNVSKEWKWLEERLTPERLANPYLDNFFTRFIFPMPYRDMRAPYESVVLPLLFLKEENMSPPKETLDFISSLLERTQYLGNATLRLGFRGITNYTVEERIYTANGWETVRTWNGTGRRAEINVSLGTADQGSLFLIRSGKSLLENESGFFKGGMKLYPKLPEDYITFIGSGYRERTVFQFRGGENYAVIYAPKMDGSWNHDVYSTAMALIWLHMADRGDGTKEAIEFLELASPGESMTFDGDAYALIALSLYGGKWESNRPGPVNNEPSAQSGVSWRLPAIFGIGLLIGALIGFAARRKS
- a CDS encoding NAD(P)/FAD-dependent oxidoreductase — encoded protein: MRYDVLIIGGGPVGNYLANLLARDFSVAVVERKGAFGGKACTGIIGAENYERLGLPEGAVLNRLRGAVFYSRIQSFEIERKSPQAYLVDRKALERWLAERAVGKGVDYYMATTFLAFRDGKAVLQRLGERIEVEADFYIGADGVNSTVAKAIGVRTKAEFLSGYEAEVVGEFDPDSVEVWVNKDINPEFFFWVAPVSEDVARVGTFGSPDAFHRFLKVRMLKPTSVVEFKAGSVGFGVRKPWVRGNVALVGDAALQIKPTTAGGIVYGMYCAHVLRRALLDGRLGDYEKGCSFVRKQVSFGLRFRKLFLGMSQDDIEKVFEVLGSPEAREVIEGQADFDDHVKTAKAIFKRPKLLARLIKISPAIVRTLL
- a CDS encoding ASCH domain-containing protein, translating into MATWRMGLQEEYLRAIAEGRKKIEGRLYDEKRQGIRPGDTIIFENRLMCVVKDVRVYSSFREMLEKEGIENVLPGVESIEEGVKVYRRFYSEEKEKKYGVAAIEVEPVAWMGNHLNDSQPKS
- the pcp gene encoding pyroglutamyl-peptidase I, which gives rise to MKVLVTGFEPFGGEEINPSWEAVSGLPGEVDGAAIIKRRLPVTFNGVRKVLPRIIIDEKPDLVILTGQAGGRPNVTVERVAINVMDSTMPDNEGFAPEDEPVFEGAPAAYFATLPIKAIVGALREEKIPAGISNTAGTYVCNTAMFTALHTIAVAGMETKAGFIHVPFSHEQALEKPRPSMALETIRKAILVAVKASIAGVIKAR